A genomic region of Oenanthe melanoleuca isolate GR-GAL-2019-014 chromosome 25, OMel1.0, whole genome shotgun sequence contains the following coding sequences:
- the LIN7B gene encoding protein lin-7 homolog B produces the protein MAALSGDALGLERDVSRAVELLERLQRSGELPPPQKLQALQRVLQSKFCSAIREVYEQLYDTLDIAGSPEIRAHATAKATVAAFAASEGHAHPRVVELPKTEEGLGFNIMGGKEQNSPIYISRVIPGGVADRHGGLKRGDQLLSVNGVSVEGEQHERAVELLKAAQGSVKLVVRYTPRVLEEMEARFEKLRTARRRQHNSYSSLESRG, from the exons ATGGCAGCGCTGAGCGGGGACGCGCTGGGGCTGGAGCGGG aCGTGTCCCGGGccgtggagctgctggagcggCTCCAGCGCAGCGGGGAGCTGCCCCCCCCCCAAAAACTGCAGGCGCTGCAGAGGGTCCTGCAGAGCAAGTTCTGCTCGGCCATCCGCGAG GTCTACGAGCAGCTCTACGACACCTTGGACATCGCGGGGAGCCCCGAGATCCGCGCCCACGCCACGGCCAAG gccacCGTGGCCGCCTTTGCCGCCAGCGAGGGCCACGCCCACCCGCGGGTGGTGGAGCTGCCCAAGACCgaggagggtttggggttcaACATCATGGGGGGCAAGGAGCAGAACTCGCCCATCTACATCTCCAGGGTCATCCCGGGGGGGGTGGCCGATCGACACGGGGGGCTCAAGAGAGGGGACCAGCTGCTCAGTGTCAATGGAGTG AGCGTGGAGGGGGAGCAGCACGAGCGCGCGGTGGAGCTGCTGAAGGCGGCGCAGGGCTCGGTGAAGCTCGTGGTGCGCTACACGCCGCGGgtgctggaggagatggaggcGCGATTCGAGAAGCTGCGCACGGCGCGGCGGCGCCAGCACAACAGCTACTC GTCGCTGGAGTCGCGGGGTTGA